A DNA window from Phragmites australis chromosome 11, lpPhrAust1.1, whole genome shotgun sequence contains the following coding sequences:
- the LOC133884830 gene encoding uncharacterized protein LOC133884830 has translation MATAGPSRSAVAPEDKNEPARPLALPSPTVYPASHDAEAEAQAATGWRSMQYLRKRRCVLCCGGCCVTTVVVVGLLILVLALTVFKVKAPRLTINAVWLTAISAGPGSGLASPVAANATLTADVSLKNPNAAAFRFSQSETDVYYRGKTVSVAYAPAGSVGADRTTRMNVTLDLLGDRLAHAMNGTGLVFGQEYDLDTYTTINGTVKVLGIIKKGVEIRLNCSIVIEVGGVAAALVSGVASTVQSKGVNCVADVSL, from the coding sequence ATGGCGACCGCCGGGCCGTCGAGGAGCGCAGTGGCACCGGAGGACAAGAACGAGCCGGCGAGGCCCCTCGCGCTACCTTCCCCGACGGTCTACCCGGCGTCACAcgacgcggaggcggaggcgcagGCGGCGACCGGGTGGCGCTCCATGCAGTACCTCCGGAAGCGCCGGTGCGTGCTCtgctgcggcggctgctgcgTGACCACCGTGGTCGTCGTGGGCCTCCTCATCCTGGTGCTGGCGCTCACCGTGTTCAAGGTCAAGGCGCCCAGGCTGACTATAAACGCCGTCTGGCTCACGGCCATCAGCGCCGGGCCCGGGTCGGGGCTCGCGAGCCCCGTAGCCGCCAACGCCACGCTCACCGCCGACGTCTCGCTCAAGAACCCGAACGCCGCGGCTTTCAGGTTCTCGCAGAGCGAGACGGACGTCTACTACAGGGGAAAGACGGTCAGCGTGGCGTACGCGCCCGCCGGCAGCGTCGGCGCCGACCGGACCACGCGCATGAACGTCACGCTCGACCTGCTCGGCGACCGGCTCGCGCATGCTATGAACGGCACCGGCCTGGTGTTCGGGCAGGAGTACGACCTCGACACCTACACGACGATCAACGGGACGGTCAAGGTGCTGGGAATCATCAAAAAGGGCGTCGAGATCAGGTTGAACTGCTCCATCGTCATCGAGGTAGGGGGCGTGGCCGCCGCGCTGGTGTCAGGGGTTGCGTCCACCGTGCAGAGCAAGGGCGTGAACTGTGTCGCAGATGTGTCACTGTGA